The following nucleotide sequence is from Geotrypetes seraphini chromosome 10, aGeoSer1.1, whole genome shotgun sequence.
TCGACAGGGAGCAGTAAGTTGACATTTTAAGGAGTTGGAATGTCGTCTCGTGCCTATGAGCTATTCCTCTTTTCTCTTGGGACAGGTCAGTGAAGCCCTGGTGGAGAAACAGCTGGAACGGAATGAGTTTCACAGCTGGCAGGACTTTCTGCTCCTTCCTGGACGACTGGTGCGAGGAGATGGAAGCTGACATTTGCCATTCGTCGATCAGTGACCCTCACTGAGGAAGACATTAAACCAGGACCCCCGGGGGCCCGAGGTAGCAAAGTCCCTGAAGTACAGCATCGTGTGCATGGCCTGCAGTGTCGTGACTAGGAGGTATGTTTATttagtttatatttattttattatttatataccacttatatcctaagtggtttgcattcaggtactttatcatatttccttatctgtcccggtgggctcaaactctatctagtgtacctggggcaatgaggggattaagtgacttgcccagggtcacagggagcagtgagggatttgaacccacagcctcagggtgctgaggctgtagctctaacccctgcgccacacactcccgaGAAAAAATGAAAGAGGTGATTGCGGAGAGTTTTATTTTCAGTTCAGGAGACCCTGAGAGTTGGAGGGAGACTGGTGGTCATGAGTAAATCGAGAAGACATCACGCTAACAGATGATGTGATGTGAAGTTAGGCAGGATGGCTAGACAGAGAATTCTGGTGCTGCTAATATCAGTGAATTTAAGGTGCAATGAATTCTATTCCAGGTGGACATAGATAAAGAGAAGATATAACACAGGCTGTGATGATTAACTTTATAGCAGTCATGCTAGCGTCTGTTTAAGCCTCTTAATGATAGATTACAGGTGGTAATCACATAGCAGTACTAAATTTAGAACAAGGTAGATTGTAGATTGAAAGTAGTTTCAATAATGTGGACTGAGGTACATATATGCCACTTAATAGTTGCTGTATTCCTGCCTAGGAAGAACTGTCCAGCAGTCATTAAACTGAGACTCAATCCCCAAAAGGATAAACTTATTGTCACCCAAGCCATCCTCCATCACAACCATGATGTGCCAGAGACGGCTCTCCTTTCTGAAAAGAAGCGAAGCCAACAGGTGGCTCCCACGGACTTGCCCACCAGGATTGCTAACGATATCTCCAGGAAGTTTCTGGAGCACAACGACTTGAGGAGACTCCAGCGCTTTCGTTCGTATGCCTTTGAGGACCAAAACCAAGTCTTGACAGAGCTGGTTTCCCTCTTCATATCCGATCCCGAGGCCAAGGTGAAGTTGGTGTTTGTGGAGGACAAAACCCTCGTGAAGAACATTTCCTCATGACCTCCAACATGCAAGAAATCGATCACAGATTCACTGGACATCTTTATGTGGATCTCCTTGCTGATTTCAGTCCAGGTTTTGCTTTGTATACTACATTCTGGGAAAAAGAAGGCATAGGCTGGAAGGTGTGTGCCTATTGTCTTGCACGAAAAGGCACTTCAGATATATTGAGGTTCCTCATGGTCTCTGTGTTACAAAGCATCCCCAGTCTGAGCACCACTGTTGAGCACTTAACAGTGAGTCCAGAGATCGAAGATCCTCTGGACTTGGAAGCCCTGGTACCAAACACCTCAGTGAGATACTGTATGCCACTGGTTTTAGAGCTTCTGTACAGCAAAATTTCTCACTTGGATTCAGCAGTGCAAGCTCACATCAAAAATATCCTGCACAATCTggctcattccctttcccccaagACCTACAGTCACTCCCTAACAAActtgattgctgtctgccctgcAGACTTTTTTCCAGTATTACTATGACATATGGCATCCACGCAAGAAACTGTGGATCAAAGGGCAGCATGAGAATCAAGCTGCAGAGACCAATATCTGTGCATTTGTGAAGGTCAAGCATCTGGCACTCATAGGCCAAATGGGCACATCTTCCTCCTTGCACCGCTGCCTTCAAGTGGTTCTTAGTGACAGTAAATCAGCAATGGTAGGCTTTGAGACATTCCTTGGACAGGAGGCTTATTCAGCAACCGGCACTGCTCCAACAGGATCCCAGCTGGTAAGTCTGTCTCATGTATGTATAAGTCAACTCTGAGCATTATCTGACTTACTTATGTCACCCAACCTTACCCTTTCTCTAAGATCTCCCATTGTTTTATCTTCAAATAGCTGCCCTCCTAACTCCATTGAAAATCCACTCTGTTGGGTCCAAATTGTCTTAAGGTTTTTATGACCATTAAAGACCAAATTGTACTTTTCTTTTCTTCCACCAGATCAGTCCAAAACatgttctggactggtctggttaaactcaaggaaagaaaattagcaggtaagaccaaAGTTTTCCATGATTaatacattttcaaaaaagataaagcaaGGGTCTTGATTAGAGTCTGGCAACTAAATGTGAAtgttaaatttaaataaaaggaAAACAGAGAGATGTGACTTTGTTGTTCAGACTCGCAGCAGTGATTGGTgaaatagaaatattttaaacaacgAAAGAAAATTCACACTTACTGAACATGTACAACTAAGGCTCAAGGCAACGcacaatatacagtataagaTTAAATAACAAAGACTTTAGTGTAACAGTACAATACTAAAAccataaaataagataaaatctCAACCCATTCTGATAAATAATACCGCTTGCATTAACATCCAACCAAAAATATCTTAAATTGttgtctaaagcagtgtttctcaactcggtcctggagtactcccttgccagtcaggttttcaagatatccacaatgaatattgttCAAATGTATATATGTATAAGAACAGCATTTTAGGATGTCTGAATAAGGAACTACTTCACTTGTAGTGATGGAACCAAATATTGTACGGTAATGTAATGTCCTTATTGTGAAGTTTTATTGCCAACTATAGTCCCCTAAACTCTGACGATCCATAGCATAGATGTTTATAGGAGTACCTCCTCGGAACcacagcagcctgcgctctacccctttgcggacgaaccaggggagagatggctcccgaacCTGGAGACCCGATTCAATCTTCAGGCTgtctagagggcttactgcagtttcaggcttacagagcaccctccataAGCAGACAAACAttaaaatgtctgcgatctccctCCGAAGGATCACTCACATAGAGTTGATCCACAGCACGAGGTCAAACCCGCGGTACCgaagaaaataaaatactaggaattgagaaataaaatcatGAGCAGAAGAAAACTAGAAGTTCTCAGCAAGGCTGCAGAATCAAAAAAGAACTTCAAGGGGAATGGCCGCACAGGTGACCTCGCAGAGGGGGTTagtgttatttttaagttctgcagccaaggctggaatggatGCATTACCCAatagttcaggctccagaggatatctacaagaaggaagattagcagaggtaagaaacctaatctttcatttgattattaaaaaaaaatgaaattataaACAAAATGCAtgaaagatatttgcatataatagagacagtgtatgcaaatttatgcaaattcaatgtggatatcctgaaaacctgactggcaagggggggtactccaggaccaagtttaAGAAACATTGGTTTAAAAAATAAGCCAGTTCATTTTCAACATGGCATATGTCTTAATTTGCCCCATCATTTCATTCAGTTCAATTTCTAAGGATAATACCAGTAATCATCACCGGCCCTTTACTGGTTAGAGGTAGGCGAAAAGCGTGCAAATAATAACCTTGTAGCTGTCTAGAAACAAAAACGTCTTATATTTAGCTGACCTGAGTTCAGACTCCCTCTTGTACTCGCTGATAAGCTGCAGTATCACATGGTATGTGTAATATATATAGGTTTTATTTACAAAGGCACTATCAACTTATGTCTCCTTCTCGAGATCTCTAAGTCTAATTTAGCCTGTTGCATTTAGTGAATTATGAGATACTTTTCTTACACATGGCAGTGGAGAGAATGAGACTGTAGACTTCAGGAACAAGCTGATGAGTCCTGTTTCAGCTCTATTGCatttgtgaacataagaattgccgctgctgggtcagaccagtggtccatcgtgcccagcagtccgctcacacggcggcccttaggtcaaagacccatgctctaaatgagtccagccttacctgcagacgttccagtttagcagaaacttgtccaactttgtcttaaatccctggagggtgttttcccctataacagactccggaagagcgttccagttttcaatcactctctgggtgaagaagaacttccttacgtttgtacgaaatctaatccctttctctttttttttcttcaaattctttattaattttttcatcttacatcaagtacacaatattacatcatctGAACTTGTACACAACACTTGAATTTCTTACTATTATCATCTTAAACACATAAATTAATTCCCTCcatcacccacccttcccacaagtATTGTagtcaaaaatatcatataacatTAGCTTCATATTTATTGATTAAACCTTAAAATGctattccaccccccaccctataaatataaatgtactttcaactttagagtgccctctcgttctctctaccttggagagggtgaacaacctttctttatctactaagtctattcccttcaatatcttgaatatttcgatcatgtcccctctcagtctcctcttttcaagggagaagaggcccagtttctctattctctcgctgtacggcaactcctccagccccttaaccattttagttgctcttctctggaccctttcgggtagtatcgtgtccttcctcatgtacggcaatcagtgctggatgcagtactccaggtgagggcgcaccatggccctgtacagtggcatgataaccttctctgatctgttcgtgatcccttcttTCTTTAGCACTcgccagaccagtagaggttaatctttacgaatgggtatatatcctatcatgaccagcaggtggagactgaaaacaaaactgtggaatagtatataatatattcccttctctattctcatcagtcttctttcagtctccagctaggtgttgagtgatctgtacccatctcatTTGGTAggactgttggaatttgtttagggggtttctagtccctgtttttggccagacagagcttgggcgggacctgtttgggggtccgtccgacctcggggatGTCAAACCCGCCGGGTCTCGagtggggtccctccccccacttcctccacctcctctcatccctagcattctttttgccgccgccgcacattgcgtggacagctttgtcgacttgtcgaccagtactcccaagtctctttcccggacatcctgtattcgtgcttgagatttttgttaccgacatgcatcgctttacacttatccacgttgaacctcatttgccacgtCGATGCCCTTTTCTCGAGCTTGATTTTGTCACATTGTGGGCTCATAATTTCTTTCCTGTCTATTTGTTTGAAGAGATTGGAAGTTAGCAATTATGAATGTGCATAGTACCCTTACAAaatagcagtggtggcagcaagttttgtttgtttttttaagccaACTGCAGAATTTAGACAGGAgcaatatttttaatctttattccttttttttttctttcaacaagtgtacaatattattacaattaattcacataactcacttgacattcttaaacaatattattatacatgttttaataccccccatccacctcccatcccttcccatatcaacaaaatatttcatCCAAACTTATACATACTTGTACATCCCTCtttcataatacaattaatcttacattaaatctgtccctccccccaccctttcttcctcaaactctttattcattttattatacaaagtaatgcacaacaatatatatctcatcatagtacatatatccccttatatttcataacaacatatttccaataaatttaccctctttccttttctattcatacctatataccatgtttcttatatccattaatcagttgaaatataccgCTAGCTAACTAAATTATccatatcccccccaccccaccccatttctataaattatcccctaaggaaaaagaataaatcttaatcattataataatcaattaatggcctccacacctcttgacaggagcaatatttttaaaaaatgtttaacgCACACTAATTTGTAGATTAATATGTGAATTGATTTAGTATGCATTACGTTTTATAAGGTATTCTAACAAACTGAATGCACATTGCTGTCTAATCCATAGATGCAACGGGGGAGTTCAGAATTAATTTCTTGTTGTTCAGGCTCCCCTGCTGCTGTCGGGATACTGGTCCACAATGAACCCTTCAGTAGCCACAGCCAGGCCAAGCGATTCAGCATGTTGTTgtataatataaaacaaattcTATGGTTGATATTTCTTCTTAAAAAGAGTTTAGCATCAATTGGGAGAGGGGACTTTGAAAAAATAGCTGTTTTGTGAACTCTGACGAAACATGGTGCATGAAGGATttggttcttttcttttttatcagGTAGGTGCAGGCATTCTTCCCAATGATGGGGTGGAACAAGGTCCAGACTGGGAGAGCTCAGCTGACAGGTCCATAGACTCTCATACCTTTAAGTCTTTGGTAAGGAAGCAGGTCACTCAGATAGGAAAATCTTAAAGAGAGGCTCCTTCTGTATCCGCTGCTGTCACACATTCATCATGTTTCTGTACAGGACTGCAACCAAAAACGTCAGAACTAATCCAACATTTATACTACGCTTCATTAACCGTAATATAAATACTGTCTTGCtgatcctcagcgggccaccaggcACTCAAGCTTCTTTCATAGTGCCTGGCTTTATGCTCCCAATCGTCATCGGATCATCGGGTTttgttaatttattttattacttatacttctttatttttatatatctcttaaataaatatgtactaaaagtacttagctgtgaaATGACTGAGCATGCTCTATAGCATTGTATAAAAATATGAGGCATTTTGTGTGGCCTACATTTTCTTCAGGTAGCTTTAAGGTCAGGACTGAATAGAAATATGGGTAGAGAAATTATATGCTTATAGGACCAAAAACACATGGACCAAGTCGTCTCTATCTGCTGTCATCCTATAAGATCACCTTGGGAGCCCCAAAATTTCAGTTTCAGAAATATAGGTTGTAGGGCATGCAAGACCTAAGGCCACAGTGACTTAAGGTCGCGGGTCTTTATTGTCTTATTCCATTACTGCATTTgacttcctttccttcctcccaggCTAGCAACGCATCTGAAGAACTCAAAGGAAGGCAGTTCTGGAGCTGGGCTGAGTTTTGCAAATTCTTTGATTCCTGGTGCGCACAGAATAAAGCACTGTATAAAATTGAGTTGGCCATCCCGACGGATGAGATGGGTGACCAGGTCTGGCCAGAGGGCATCAAATATGCACTCGTTCAGTTCATGTGCCAGAAGGCTTCCACAGATGTTCCCTACCTCAAGACACCATTGCCAGGGTAAGTTGATATGGTGCAAACCATTTTGCCTGTCTGTTCTTCCTGTTCTGTTGACCCTACTTGACCTTGTGAACTTCTGTTTCTAAACCCATCTCTTTGTTCCTCAGTATACTCAACTGTGATTGGCTAAAAGCAATAATAAGCTGCTGCTTCTTGTCCTTTTACAAAAATTGCATCCACCACCCAGTGGACCCTATGCGTCTTCTTGTAATTCTGGTCCACAGAGCTAATTACTGCAGTCTGGGTGAACACAACTTGTAATTATAGGCAACACTATAGATCCATGATTTTCATAGTTGCAAGATTCCATTGACCTCAGCTGCTGTTCCCTTCTCTCAGTACATAcactctccacccccaccttGTCCAGAAGCTTTTTACCCAGTATTTCATTATGGCAGCTACCCTGGGCTCCTCTGCCTATACTGCGAGCTAAGTTATAGGCTCCTAACCCTTATCTAAGAGTGATTCTCACTGCTTGGCACGCAATTCGGAGACAGATGTTTCCGGATCATGTGTATTTCTATCATACCCCTATTAGTTTAACATTTGATTTTAGTCCTGGGAGTCAGGAACCCATTTGTCACCAGTGGGTCAGAGCAGGGCTTCGTACCTTGGGCCAGATGTGGAAAGATTCTAGGATGATCTCATTTGACTTTTTGTCCTGGCTTAGGAGGAATATGGCCTCCTAAGCCAGGACAAACTTTTCTGGCCAAGAGGGCGTTCTGGGATCTTAGTCTAGGGGAAACCCTCTTGGAAAAAGCTTTGGATAGAGGGATGGGGCGATGGAGGGGTTTCCCGTCTTTCTACTTCCTTATTGTGTAGAGAGGCCCCTCATGACCCCTATAGAGTTAAGTGGGAGGTGGAACTGGGTTGGGAGGGTCAAGACCAAACTTAGAAGCAGATATATAGATATCTATTTGTACTACCATTATCTTCCAACCTGATTGAAAATGGCTATAAACTTTCCTATCAATTGTATATGCTTAGGTTTCCCATATTTTTGGCATGCCTGATAAGCTATGCTTGCAACGGGGGTGGGCCAGTTATTGGTAAGCATTACTGAAAAACACTTTCCTTTGCTGTTGGAATATTGTCTACTTAATGATGCTCCCCCGGGATATACTGCTTATGAACATCGCTTGGCGATTTTTGTGTTTATAGCGGCCAAGATAGCACTTGCCCGTCATTGGCGCATAGCAAGCGGGCCTGAGCGCAGTTGCCTGTTGGGGAGGTTGGATCATATACAACTCAAATGTAAACTTACTGCTCTTTGACGTCATACATTACCTGTTTATCACAAAGTTTGGGACTGTTATGTAACTTGGAGAGCTGGCCAGGACACCCGGACTGGAAAAGCTCAGTGACTTTGTGGTGCCTAAACCCCTTTATGTACAAGTCTACACTGACTGGGATGGGAGGAAGGTGTGATTGTTGGGATTTGGGGTGTGTCTTGTATTGCCATTATTGCTGTTGTCTTGGATGTTGATTAAAATCGAAATCAACTTTGGACACCACTGCTTTATGGTCATAGAgagaccatttctataacctggCCACTGGCATTTGGGTTAATCCATGTCAATTGGTCCAACTTCAAGGAGAGTGTCCTCTTGACATCTTCCACAGATATAAAAAGGTGGCCCAAATAAAGGGGCCCCTAactctggacctagttgagaTCAATCCCCAAAACTTTGGGTATCTTCATTAGAGGTTCCTAAGTATCCCCTGAAAAAATGTCAACAATTTCTGGGATGGTCGAATGAGAAGttctggaccacttgacatggaatgacccatttACATGTCTGTTACACATGTAACTGTTTAGAATACCGGCATTCACACATGTAAACGTTAAAGCTTGCCTAGGTGGCATTCTGAACATACTTGCTTAACTTACATAGCATATGTTTGCAAGGGGGATGTAAACATGGGTAGAGCATGGATGGAGCTCAAACCTATGCATATCAATGACATTTATGTAGGAGCATTTTCACCAGCTCTGTGGCTAGCAAAAGTGTGCATATTCCAGTTAATgccaatattctataatggaatgtaGGTGCCTGCATTGCTTTATAGAACGAGCTCCTCTGGACACCTGATTGTAAGCACCTTGTTGATAGAATTTCCCCCATGATGCTGGACGAAAACAGAATAGATGTACTGGAGGCAGCGCCCGCAGCACGAGTCCAGGGAAGGTCGGGGACATGATCCATTCGGGGGCGGGGAGAGACTGGATGATGTCAGCTGACTGGGAGGAGAAGTTGATGGGAGTTGGTTGCCTTTGAAATCACATTCCTCCTTATTTTTAACCTCTAAGCTCTTTttaattacagtcaaacctcggtttacgagtgcaccggtttgcgagtgttttgtaagacgagcaaaacattcgcaaaattggtacCTCGGAAAgcgagtttgactcgatttacgagcgccaccccccacgatccagcatccccccccccccacgatcctacattccccctccccccccgagcaccgaaatgacatcccttaccccgattgggcaccggcaccagcaccaacgcacaggacgtgccggtgcccgaagatcctccctcttttgtgctgggctgggcggtgcatcggagatccttcTTCTTGCCTGTGCTGGACTGGACTGGgacttgagcatttgcgcatgctcaaggccttctggtctcactctctctgagattctcagattcagaatctcggagagagtgagaccagaaggccttgagcatgtgcaaatgctcaaggcccagtccagcccagcacaggcaagaagaaggatctccgatgcaccgcccagcccagcacagaagagggaggatcttcgggcaccggcaccggcatgtcctgtgcgttagtgcaggtgccagtgcccaattGATGTAAGGGATGTCATTTCGGTGCTCGGGGAaagatgtaggatcgtgggggagggagggggggccatgtgagcggggggggaggatgccagtttgcagggggggatgccagatcacgaggggtatggagcagcgctggtggcctcaagggggggaatggagcagcgccggtatcctcaggtgggggagaggaggaggaggaacgaatcaaagcgagtttccattcattcctatggggaaactcgctttgatatacgagcaatttggtttacaagcatacttctggaacgaattatgctcatctCATCCCCTCCCTTATGTTTTTTTACCTTAAATGTACTCTGTTCTATCAAGCTTTGTAGTTCCTCCTCCTTTCCTCGTGGTTTTTGGTATCAATTGTTTTTGTTTATGTGAGATAGAATACATATGTTATTGCCTCCCctttttatttgtacatcgcttaaaaGTACTAATAAGGttttgaatcaaattttaaataaaacttgagaaTGATTGGGACAGAGTTTTGTATTGAGGGAAGAGAGTTTGTGGGGGAAATGTTGGTTGGGGAGACAGGATAAGTTGAGGGTAATTTGCACACATTGCCATGAGTGTGCCTGAGCAGCTGGACTGGCTATCGCCTAGGGCTTTGGACACCATCCGCTTTATCTAGTATTGGTTTTGACTCTTATGCTCTTTGGCTAATGTGGCCCCCTCTTCAAAAATAGTGAAGATCGTTGATGGTTGGGTGTGGTATCAGTAACCATATGTTTTGTCTCTGTACCTCCTAGAGACGTGGTCTGTCCATGCTTATCCAGTATCACCCTGCAAGCAACAGAGGACTGCACAAGGCTAGCCATTGTACAAGCCCACTTGGACCACAACCATGAGCTGGATACCTGGGAGTTTGAGGCCCTGTCCTCACACTTCTGCCTGACCACCAAGACCTCTCACTCTACCCAGCTCACCGGCTGCATCTCCAGGCGCTTGCTGACATCTTGGGACATCCAACAGTTGCTAGCCAAGCAGGAAACTCTGGAACTGGCACTGATGGACCTCTTGCAGAAGCTGGAGGCCTTGTTCCTCCTTGATCCTGCCTGTCAGATCAGGTTGGTCTTCCAGCCAAACACTGTCGAAGTAGACAGCCTCTTCTTAGTTACCTCGCACAGTCGGGGTCTGCTCCAGTGCTATCCGACCATGCTCTTCCTGGGTCGCTCGCTAGCAATGAATGATACTTTTGACCTATATACAGTGCTTTGTGAGGACATGGCCAGTCAGGGCCGTGAGTGTGCTTATTTCATCACGAGGAAGGAGAGCCCAGCACCCATCCGTCTTCTGGTGGCCTTCCTCATCCAGAGCGTGCCAGAGGTCAGGTCACATAACTGAAAGGATCATTGTGCGGGCTGACCTGAAGGAGCTGGACCTCATCCGTGAGCTCCTCCCATTCTTGCTGTGTTCGAATGAGCCAGATCCATGCCCTACACGTGCTCTATAAGAAACTAGCAATAGAGGAGCCCTCTGTGCAGCCCAAGCTAAAGACAGTGGTCAACAACGTGGTCCATGCACATTCCCCTGTGCTCTACAACGTCTTCCTTCAAGAGCTGGAGGCCGCTGCACCTCCCGACTTCCTCCAGTACTTCCTGGAGACCTGGCACAGACGCAAAGAGGATTGGGTCAAGTGCTGGGGCCACCGTATGCGCAATGGCCGTTTTCTGGAGTTTGCAGCCTGGAAGTTAGAAGAGCTACGCTCAACACTAAGTTTTCCCAGCTCACTGGCAGCCTCCATTCAGACCCTGCTGAAGGTGGTGAAGGAGATGGCTGAGGAGGAAGTAGAAAAGAAGGTGGCCCAGTTGTTGCCTGATGCTGATGA
It contains:
- the LOC117367519 gene encoding LOW QUALITY PROTEIN: uncharacterized protein ZSWIM9-like (The sequence of the model RefSeq protein was modified relative to this genomic sequence to represent the inferred CDS: inserted 1 base in 1 codon; deleted 1 base in 1 codon), which gives rise to MACSVVTRRKNCPAVIKLRLNPQKDKLIVTQAILHHNHDVPETALLSEKKRSQQVAPTDLPTRIANDISRKFLEHNDLRRLQRFRSYAFEDQNQVLTELVSLFISDPEAKVKLVFVEDKTLVKNXFLMTSNMQEIDHRFTGHLYVDLLADFSPGFALYTTFWEKEGIGWKVCAYCLARKGTSDILRFLMVSVLQSIPSLSTTVEHLTVSPEIEDPLDLEALVPNTSVRYCMPLVLELLYSKISHLDSAVQAHIKNILHNLAHSLSPKTYSHSLTNLIAVCPADFFQYYYDIWHPRKKLWIKGQHENQAAETNICAFVKVKHLALIGQMGTSSSLHRCLQVVLSDSKSAMVGFETFLGQEAYSATGTAPTGSQLVGAGILPNDGVEQGPDWESSADRSIDSHTFKSLASNASEELKGRQFWSWAEFCKFFDSWCAQNKALYKIELAIPTDEMGDQVWPEGIKYALVQFMCQKASTDVPYLKTPLPGDVVCPCLSSITLQATEDCTRLAIVQAHLDHNHELDTWEFEALSSHFCLTTKTSHSTQLTGCISRRLLTSWDIQQLLAKQETLELALMDLLQKLEALFLLDPACQIRLVFQPNTVEVDSLFLVTSHSRGLLQCYPTMLFLGRSLAMNDTFDLYTVLCEDMASQGRECAYFITRKESPAPIRLLVAFLIQSVPEVRSHN